The Neovison vison isolate M4711 chromosome 13, ASM_NN_V1, whole genome shotgun sequence genome includes a region encoding these proteins:
- the LOC122893820 gene encoding acyl-coenzyme A thioesterase 1-like isoform X3 — protein sequence MPATWILEPPGRSGWDEPVRVAVRGLAPRQPVTLRASLRDERGALFRAHARYEADAGGLLDLTRAPALGGSFVGLEPMGLFWALEAEKPLVRLVKRDVQTPFAVELEVLDGHEPDAGRVLGRAVHEREFLRPGVRREPVRAGRVRATLFLPPGAGPFPGIIDLFGTGGGLCEYRASLLAGHGFAVLALAYFRFDDLPENLEDMHLEYFEEAVNFMLQHPQIYLGLSLE from the exons ATGCCTGCGACCTGGATCCTGGAGCCCCCGGGCCGCAGCGGCTGGGACGAGCCCGTGCGCGTGGCCGTGCGCGGCCTGGCCCCGCGACAGCCCGTCACGCTGCGCGCGTCCCTGCGCGACGAGAGGGGCGCGCTCTTCCGGGCCCACGCGCGGTACGAAGCCGACGCCGGCGGCCTCCTGGACCTGACGCGCGCGCCCGCGCTGGGCGGCAGCTTCGTGGGGCTCGAGCCCATGGGGCTGTTCTGGGCCCTGGAGGCCGAGAAGCCCCTGGTGCGGCTCGTGAAGCGGGACGTGCAGACGCCCTTCGCCGTGGAGCTGGAGGTGCTCGACGGCCACGAGCCCGACGCGGGTCGTGTCCTGGGCCGGGCGGTGCACGAGCGCGAGTTCCTGCGGCCGGGCGTGCGGCGGGAGCCGGTGCGCGCGGGCCGGGTGCGCGCCACGCTCTTCCTGCCCCCAG GTGCAGGACCCTTCCCTGGGATCATCGATCTGTTTGGAACTGGTGGTGGCCTTTGTGAATATAGGGCCAGCCTCCTGGCTGGACATGGTTTTGCTGTGCTTGCTTTGGCTTACTTCAGATTTGATGACCTCCCTGAGAATTTGGAAGATATGCACCTGGAGTACTTTGAAGAAGCTGTGAACTTCATGCTGCAGCATCCACAG ATTTATCTGGGACTTTCATtggaataa
- the LOC122893820 gene encoding acyl-coenzyme A thioesterase 1-like isoform X2: MPATWILEPPGRSGWDEPVRVAVRGLAPRQPVTLRASLRDERGALFRAHARYEADAGGLLDLTRAPALGGSFVGLEPMGLFWALEAEKPLVRLVKRDVQTPFAVELEVLDGHEPDAGRVLGRAVHEREFLRPGVRREPVRAGRVRATLFLPPGAGPFPGIIDLFGTGGGLCEYRASLLAGHGFAVLALAYFRFDDLPENLEDMHLEYFEEAVNFMLQHPQVKGPNVGVIGSGKGAELAFSMASFLPNIGAVVSINGCISNMTTSLHVVDASCQDCLFFFF, from the exons ATGCCTGCGACCTGGATCCTGGAGCCCCCGGGCCGCAGCGGCTGGGACGAGCCCGTGCGCGTGGCCGTGCGCGGCCTGGCCCCGCGACAGCCCGTCACGCTGCGCGCGTCCCTGCGCGACGAGAGGGGCGCGCTCTTCCGGGCCCACGCGCGGTACGAAGCCGACGCCGGCGGCCTCCTGGACCTGACGCGCGCGCCCGCGCTGGGCGGCAGCTTCGTGGGGCTCGAGCCCATGGGGCTGTTCTGGGCCCTGGAGGCCGAGAAGCCCCTGGTGCGGCTCGTGAAGCGGGACGTGCAGACGCCCTTCGCCGTGGAGCTGGAGGTGCTCGACGGCCACGAGCCCGACGCGGGTCGTGTCCTGGGCCGGGCGGTGCACGAGCGCGAGTTCCTGCGGCCGGGCGTGCGGCGGGAGCCGGTGCGCGCGGGCCGGGTGCGCGCCACGCTCTTCCTGCCCCCAG GTGCAGGACCCTTCCCTGGGATCATCGATCTGTTTGGAACTGGTGGTGGCCTTTGTGAATATAGGGCCAGCCTCCTGGCTGGACATGGTTTTGCTGTGCTTGCTTTGGCTTACTTCAGATTTGATGACCTCCCTGAGAATTTGGAAGATATGCACCTGGAGTACTTTGAAGAAGCTGTGAACTTCATGCTGCAGCATCCACAG GTTAAAGGGCCAAACGTTGGCGTGATCGGTTCTGGCAAAGGGGCTGAGCTGGCATTTTCCATGGCTAGCTTTCTCCCAAATATAGGTGCCGTTGTAAGCATCAATGGCTGCATCTCTAACATGACTACTTCCCTTCATGTGGTAGATGCATCCTGCcaggactgcctttttttttttttttaa
- the LOC122893820 gene encoding acyl-coenzyme A thioesterase 6-like isoform X1, with protein MPATWILEPPGRSGWDEPVRVAVRGLAPRQPVTLRASLRDERGALFRAHARYEADAGGLLDLTRAPALGGSFVGLEPMGLFWALEAEKPLVRLVKRDVQTPFAVELEVLDGHEPDAGRVLGRAVHEREFLRPGVRREPVRAGRVRATLFLPPGAGPFPGIIDLFGTGGGLCEYRASLLAGHGFAVLALAYFRFDDLPENLEDMHLEYFEEAVNFMLQHPQVKGPNVGLLGFSKGGDLCLSMASFLKGITATVLINTCVANTIASLHYKDMIIPSLGSDPGRCTINELGHLHFMDVWDNPLEEPNHPSIIPVERAQGPFLFIVGMDDQNWKSPIYAQIASERLQAHGKDRPQIICYPGTGHCIDPPYFPPCRVSVHRVLGKAIVHGGEPKAQSRAQVDAWQQIQTFFRKHLSGEESAQTSKI; from the exons ATGCCTGCGACCTGGATCCTGGAGCCCCCGGGCCGCAGCGGCTGGGACGAGCCCGTGCGCGTGGCCGTGCGCGGCCTGGCCCCGCGACAGCCCGTCACGCTGCGCGCGTCCCTGCGCGACGAGAGGGGCGCGCTCTTCCGGGCCCACGCGCGGTACGAAGCCGACGCCGGCGGCCTCCTGGACCTGACGCGCGCGCCCGCGCTGGGCGGCAGCTTCGTGGGGCTCGAGCCCATGGGGCTGTTCTGGGCCCTGGAGGCCGAGAAGCCCCTGGTGCGGCTCGTGAAGCGGGACGTGCAGACGCCCTTCGCCGTGGAGCTGGAGGTGCTCGACGGCCACGAGCCCGACGCGGGTCGTGTCCTGGGCCGGGCGGTGCACGAGCGCGAGTTCCTGCGGCCGGGCGTGCGGCGGGAGCCGGTGCGCGCGGGCCGGGTGCGCGCCACGCTCTTCCTGCCCCCAG GTGCAGGACCCTTCCCTGGGATCATCGATCTGTTTGGAACTGGTGGTGGCCTTTGTGAATATAGGGCCAGCCTCCTGGCTGGACATGGTTTTGCTGTGCTTGCTTTGGCTTACTTCAGATTTGATGACCTCCCTGAGAATTTGGAAGATATGCACCTGGAGTACTTTGAAGAAGCTGTGAACTTCATGCTGCAGCATCCACAG gTGAAAGGCCCGAATGTTGGGCTTCTTGGCTTCTCCAAAGGAGGTGACCTGTGTCTCTCAATGGCCTCTTTCTTGAAGGGCATCACAGCCACAGTCCTTATTAATACCTGTGTGGCCAACACAATAGCTTCTCTGCATTACAAGGATATGATTATTCCCAGTCTTGGCAGTGACCCAGGGAGATGTACAATTAATGAGCTGGGACATTTGCATTTTATGGATGTTTGGGACAACCCACTGGAGGAACCCAATCACCCAAGTATTATTCCAGTGGAAAGGGCCCAGGGGCCCTTCCTGTTCATTGTTGGCATGGATGATCAAAACTGGAAGAGTCCCATCTATGCTCAGATAGCTTCTGAACGGTTACAAGCCCATGGGAAAGACAGACCCCAGATAATCTGCTACCCAGGAACTGGTCATTGTATTGATCCCCCTTACTTTCCTCCTTGCAGAGTTTCTGTACATAGAGTGTTAGGCAAAGCAATAGTCCATGGAGGTGAGCCAAAGGCTCAGTCAAGGGCACAGGTAGATGCCTGGCAGCAAATTCAAACTTTTTTCCGTAAACATCTCAGTGGTGAAGAATCTGCCCAGACCAGCAAAATATAA